A stretch of Vespula vulgaris chromosome 15, iyVesVulg1.1, whole genome shotgun sequence DNA encodes these proteins:
- the LOC127069431 gene encoding exosome complex component RRP46 produces MEVDTVETEFKLRPMLCELNQLSMPDGSAMLMQGDTTVVAGVYGPVEPKAQKMIYDKASVEVVYSPVKGPTKIDDRTIELYVKESCEPGIIVMLHPGSAICINIQEIQNKGSLLACIINSACLALINSGISMKFTVAAVTCMIEKDSKNIILDPDNNQLQNAVAVFTFTYDSIKKDIISCNTMGRFTDKEFLECLDKCRQASSCVFDFYREVVKRYAKSI; encoded by the exons atgGAAGTAGATACAGTAGAAACGGAATTTAAACTCCGTCCTATGTTATGTGAACTCAATCAACTTTCGATGCCTGATGGCTCGGCAATGTTGATGCaag GGGATACGACTGTAGTAGCAGGCGTTTATGGACCCGTAGAACCGAAAGCGCAAAAGATGATTTATGACAAAGCTTCTGTAGAAGTTGTATATAGTCCTGTAAAAGGACCTACAA AGATCGATGACAGGACGATAGAACTATATGTAAAGGAATCGTGCGAACCTGGGATTATCGTAATGCTTCATCCTGGTTCagctatatgtataaatatacaagaaATACAGAATAAGGGCAGT CTTCTAGcttgtattattaattctgCTTGCTTGGCTCTAATTAATTCAGGAATTTCTATGAAATTCACTGTAGCGGCTGTCACTTGTATGATTGAAAAAGATTCAAAAAACATTATACTTGATCCAGATAATAATCAATTGcag aatgcCGTGGCAGTTTTTACCTTTACGTACgatagtataaaaaaagacattATCTCTTGTAACACAATGGGACGTTTCActgataaagaatttttagaaTGTTTGGATAAGTGTAGACAAGCTAGTTCATGCGTCTTTGATTTTTATCGTGAAGTTGTAAAAAGGTATGCGAaatcaatataa